TggggaaacagaaacaattaGAAGCAAACTCCATCATCTTCCTAAAATTAAATGTACCAGCTTAACTACAAATCTGTCCATTTTATCTAGCCTTCTTCTTGTTAAAAAGATGAAGTGTTCCTGTCTTTGCCAAAGATTAAGCTCTCCTCTTTTGCTCTGTATCTCATACCCTTTCACTTTCTAAAAGATTTCACTCCCAAAATTTGCTCCTTATTTACTTGTGCATCATCAATATCCACTTTATGTTGGATCATTTTCATTAGCATACAAAAGGTAGGGTCAGTGCTCATTTCTCTACAGTTTTCActcattttctctgttctccttCAGGCTCCACCACTCCACTGACTCTATTAGTCATGTAACCAAATATGAGACTATTCTGTGTCTTCTCTTAATCTTACAACAGCTTTTGTCACAATCAACGATTCTTTTGAAACATggcttctgttattttatttcctcttggtTTTCATTCTACCTCACCAACTCCTCTTTTTcaatctacttttctttttttatgcccTGTCTAAGAGAAAAATAGGTCTTAAATCTCAGTGTAAGGCATTCTTGTACATCCATAATTTCTCTGTAAGTCAGCTTGTCCATTATCAAGGATTTGGATATTATCTATATTCTGATAGTTCCTCAATTTATAATCCATTCTAGCCCTCTTCTCTGGGCTACATACTCTCAAATCCAACTGTCAGCTTCTCCTCTCCACTCTAAATTCTCATAAACATCTCAAACTTATTACCTCCAAGTTGATTTTGCATTTCCCCTAAAATTTCCCTCTACATTATCACCGTCTAAGTAAATGGAACCAGTTGCTCAAACCAGAAACTCAGGAGTTATCTTTGGTATTTCACCTTTTATCACTCCTCACATCTAATTTATTAGTAAGTCCTGGTATTTTTACCTCCAAAATGTGTCTTGAACCTGTCCTCTGTTCATCTTTTTTGCAACCACTTTATTCAGGATTACTGTCATCTCACTGAAATTGTCTCTTACCTGTCTCATTCTCATTCATTAAACTTTCCctctaattcatttatttttttaaagattttatttatttatttgacagcgagagagagatcacaagtaggcagagaggcaggcagagagaggggggaagcaggctctctgctgagcagagagcccaatgtggggctcaatcccaggaccctgagatcacgacctgagccaaaggcagaggcttaacccactgagccaccaaggcaatcctctaattaatttattaaacagAATCAAAAGTTATTTTAAGCTCCAGATTTGATTACAGTGCTGCTTTACACCCTCCAGTGAAttcctatattatttatttttatttaagtaatctccacacccaacatggggctcaaactcacaaccctgtgatcaagggttgcatgttcttccaaatgagccagccaggggccctcctataatattttaaaatctatgtgcCATAGCATGGCCTACAATGACTTAAATGATTTGGACCTTTCCTAACTTTCCCCACACcccttcttcatttctctgtctctttgcctttctgtttatatttctctctctccaatttcTCTTCTATGatatgttggttttctttttttttttcagtgtacttcagtttttctaaaattttaaataattcccTCAAGTCCTACCTCCCTaccttccctctgcttggaatacTCTATTGCCCCCACTCCCAACTCTTACATGActaatcttctcatttttttaaggtCTCAATTTTTATGCTCTTCTTGACCACATCAACCAAAATATCCTTCTcccaaatacacatacatatagcATATTTCCTATTTGGAGTCCTTGTTTCTTACATTAATAGTAGACAacgtaaaattattttatgggtcTCTTCCCTTGTTTTTAGTCTTTCTTTCCCACTAAAATGTTAAGTCCATGAGACATAGAGTATTCTTAAGTTGTTaaaaaaatgaccttttccttattttattctaagcatctttcaaagattttcacacatagtaggcatttaatatcgttgaatggataaatgaatgtaTTAAATACCTAATATAGACCAGTGATTGTGAAAACATAACACAGAATCAATATGctattctacagatgaggaaactggctgTCAGATAAGTGATGTGACTTGTTTAAAGGCACACAGCCATTAAgtagcagagctggaatttgaattcaggtatgactttttttttttttactataactATCATCTTACCATAAGGAGTTCCCTTTCACTCCACTATACCTCCTCTACTAACATTCAGAGAATTTGTTATCAAATAAGTTTTAAGGACTAGACATCCTTCAACATAATGAATTTCAACTCATGTAATTTAATTGATATGGAATTtctaaaacaggaaacaaatttGATCATGGGCCTTATACAATTTACACCTAAATGATTCAGAATACTCACTGCTGATGAAAACACCACTAACAGCTGTAGACACAAGGAGAATAAGATCTCCAAGGATAGAACgttttctccttgtctttttttaaataaatattaggaaaaatgTGCCTATTTATGTCACAGTCAGTTTCAAGGGCCTATACATTCTATATATGCTGGGGCAATTGAAGTAATGGATGAACTTTCCAAATGGCTCCTGAGGGACTGGGGTCAAATTTATTAATTAAGATTAAGAATCCTGGACTTCCAAAAAGAAGTCAATAATACTGGATATATATGATGCCTTTaagcagtttgatttttttttctaaaaatagcaTTTAATCAATGGTcattccttatatttttatttttaggtctaAGTCATGGCTaacactgaagaagaaaatatgacTCAAATCACAGAATTTATCCTTTTGGGTTTTGGGGATCTCCATGgccttcagtttcttctttttgggGTATTTCTGGTCATCTATGTGGTGACTCTCATGGGCAACACTGTAATCCTAATTGTGGTGTCAGCTGATCACTCCCTTCACACacccatgtatttctttcttgGTCACTTTTCATTCCTAGAGATTGGCTACATCACTACCATTGAGCCCATGATGCTGAGAACATTGTTATCAGCTTATGTGCCTATTTCCTTCCCAGGTTGTGcttgccagttttatttttttgctgctCTGGTGGCCACTGAATGTTTCTTCCTGGCTGTAATGTCTTATGATCGCTATATAGCCATCTGTAACCCATTGCATTACTCCAGCATAATGGACTACTGGGGTTGCTTACAGctagctggtgcctcttgggtgGCTGGATTTCTGGCACCCATCCTTCTCATGGTGTTCATTTTTCGGTTAACATTCTGCACTGACAATAAAATTAACCACTTCTTCTGTGATTTGAAGCCTATCATGAAACTGGCCTGCACTGATACTCAAGTAGCTGAGATTACCTCTTTTATATGTACGTCTTTATTTGCCTTCGGCCCCTTCATGCTAACTTTAGCATCTTATATTTACATCATCTCCACCATTCTAAAGATCCCTTCTACCTCAGGGAAGCAGAGGGCCTTCTCCACCTGTTCGTCCCATCTGACAGTGGTCAGTTTGTATTATGGGATGCTGGGCATTGTCTATGGCTTCCCATTAGGGCCTCAGCATGAAGATTTATTGAAGTTGCTTTCTCTTCTGTATACAGTGCTTACCCCTGCTCTCAACCCTATTATTTATACCTTAAGGAACAAGGATGTAAAGGTAGCTCTGAGAAAACTGGTACAATGAGGAATGAATATCTCACCAAAagaaagtttgatttttttccctagtggTTCTTGGCACTTTCTGAAAACCCTGACAGAGTGGAAATCTTTCTACAGTGTCAAGAATAGTTTCTATGAAGTTGATGGGTTTTCCTTTGTTCCATCAAATTTCTCCACATTAATGAATAAGAAGTATGGTATACTTTCATTTGTTGAACATTTtgtaggtgccaggcactgtgctaagctctTTGCCTGGATTATTGTGCTAAAAtcctcatggggtgcctgggggctcggttaattaagtgactgcctttggctcaggtaatgatccccgGGGTTTTGGAatcgagacctgcattgggcttcctgcttgatgtggtgtctgtttctccctctccctctgtccctcccccaaatcatgttctctctctctctctctgtctctccatctcactcactcttacaaataaataaataaaatccttttaaaaacatcaatCCTCACAGCAACACTGTGAGGTAGctactgttattatccccattttacatataTCACAACTGAGTCCCACAGATTAATTCACTTGGTCAAAACCATTCAGCCAAACAGTAATAATACCAGAATATGAATTTGAACCCAAGTTCTGCTTGGCACCAAACCCATGATCTTTCACTAATTCAAGGGAGCCCAGAATCTTGGACTGCCTAAAATGTTTTTTTGGACCATAGAAGACATTACTGCTGATGACTTTTCTTAGGGAAACATGAGTTAGATGTGAAATGAGAAGTGGAAAAGTAATGTAATgcaatctaaatctaaatctgtCTCTTTTTCCCACCTAAAGTCTTGATAAAAATGCATGAAATAAAGATGTCATGagattaagatttattttagtttttcatttcaggatattttttaaaataaaagattaaaataaacctAACTGGTTCCATAAATTAAATcacatccacacaatggaatacaatacacccataaacaaacaaaagtagcATAGAAGAATGGGTCAACTCTGCATGTGCTAAAATAGAAAGATCTCCATGATATATTGTAAGTACAAAAAGCAAGGTGTAGTGCCGTGTGTATGGTATGACACTATTTGTGTAACAGTAGGCAGAAGAAATAATAGTTACACTTAATTGTAGATGCATAGACTATTCTAGGAAGGTGCATATGAATTCAGCAGTATCAGTTGCTTCTTGGAAGAGAAATTAAATGGAGAGGAAGTGTACTTTTTGAGGTGGGAATCATGTAAATTACTGAAAAGTCATCAAAGTTTAACAAATCATTGTAAATTAtaccaaaaaaatgttaaacaacaCACTTTTATATATCGAGATGGACGCACCTGTGGACATGCAGGAGGCATCTCTTCTCTCACAGGTAAGTTTTACACTCTCTAAGGGCAAGGACTTTATCATTACTACTGTATTCCCCACAGTGTCCTAAGTACCAAAAAAGTGTGAACATCATCGGGGTTTAATTTAACATTTGTTACTATCATCCAAGATAGGGGGACTCAACATCCACTGAGTGTGCAATTCCTAACATCGTAATGTATTTCTATCTCtataatggaaaaacaaagaggGGGAAGTATAAGCTGTGTATCTAatgttcttctcattcttctATGGCAGTGCGACCATAAAGGCTCGCAAGGGTTTAGACATGAAATGATAATGGTTTCCTATGCTCTTACTTACACTGTCTCCAGAGTGATCTTCCTGCGTGAAAATTTGTTCATATCCCTCCTGCTTTTGATCAGCCACCACCATAAAGACCCTtaattaagaacaaaataaaggtCTCATACTCTTTATAACTCCATGACTTTTCACATGATGCTTCTTTTACTTCTGTCTCACCTCTTCTGggtttcttctctcatttttacCTTTCAAGCCCAAGTCAAATATCAAAGGTCAAGTGTTGCAAATTCTGTGAAACATACCTGGATCCTTCACAACCCCTCTAAAGTTAGGCCATCTTTTCCCTATGTTACTAAATCACTTGTCATATACTTATATTTTAGTATTGATTATATGATACAGTAATTCTTTGCATATATATCTTTCTCTCCATTTGATGAGTTCCTTAAAGACAAAGAGTATGTACTATTTATTTCTGTCTCTACCCTACTTTCACCTCCAACTCTTCCCAGAACCTAGAATGGGGCCTGACATATAATAAGTATTCaaataaacattcaaaaataaatatgattattaAATGATGTGACTAAACTCACACAATTAATTAGGAGTGGTCATACCTTTGTTTGACTCCTGATAAATTGTTCTAGTATTATATAATGCTGATATTTATCCTACATGGTAGTTGTTCACCTGCCTAAAATGTGACATATATTATGTCTTAAGGATTCCTCTAGTTCTTGCAACTGGAGATTTGTCTTGGGGCAAATTTGGCGGTAGAATTTGTGATAAGGAGTGGAGAATCTTGAACATTTCCTCTAGGACCAGAGACCAGCATTGCCTTGAATCTTTGGAAAATCAgctaaattattcatttattcatattttaatcacatttgttaaatataaatttaacatcaatatgttaaatataaatttaaatataaacttaacaTACCAATATGTTAAGTagaaatttaaatgtaaacacCCATTATGTATATGTAACACTGTTAGGGACAcaaaaagaatatgaatttaCCTTGAAAACTCTTTAGTCTAACCATTGCACCACCAGCCCCAGACATATAGCCTGCACCCAGTAAATAGTTGTTCAATTAAACTAGGCCAAGGGAAGATTTGAATGGCCTGAATTTCTGGGAATGGGACTGGCCTCTGTTGAGAAGAAAATcaatttctaatactatgttgataAATCTGGAGTCATAGGTCTTGGACATTTGTAAGTTGTAGAatacattgaaagaaaaaagaaatgtgaagaagAGGAGGAGTTATCTTCACCTGGAAATTTTAAGAATCATTGTCTCTTCCACAACACCAGCTGCCATCTGCCAATGGAAAGGCAACATATCCATGGAGAATGGCAATTAGAGTTAAtgggtttcttctttttaataccTGCAATAGGGCCCCATTgaggtcagggaaggagatctatTAAAGGCAAGATGTTCTCTGCATATCACTTAATTCAAAGTAGTTAAGGAGGCTGATTATATGCCATGTTCTCCAAGgataactgaaacaaaaaatgGTGGTTTGTGTAAGTTTAGggacttgattcttttttttttatttcatttatttatttgacagagagagagagatcacaagtagacagagaggcaggcagagagagatgaagaagcaggctccctgacgagcagagagcctgatgtggggctcaatcccaggaccctgaaatcatgacctgaactgaagacagaggtttaacacactgagccacccaggcgcccctagggacTTGATTCTTGAACCAGAATGCAAATAAGAAATCCTTTGAGATCAAAAGcgtcttctgcacagcaaagtaaatagtcaataaaacaaagaggcaacccatggattGGGAGATGATATTCGCAAATGACGGTACAGACAGAAGGCTGatatacaaaatctataaagaactcctcaaactcaacacccaaaaaacagataataatgtcaaaaaatgggcaaaagacatgaacagacacttctccaaagaagacacacgagtgcctaacagacacatgaaaaaatgttcatcatcactagccatcagggagattcaaattaaaaccccattgagataccaccttacaccagttagaatggccaaaattaacaagacagtaaacaacaagagttggagaggatgtggaaagagggcaatcctcttacactgttggtgggaatgcaagttgatgcagccaatttggaaaacagtgggggagattccttaagaaatcaaaaatagagcttccctatgaccctgcaatttcactattgggtatttaccccaaagatacagatacagtgaaaagaagggccatctgtaccccaatgttcatagcagcaatggctgcagttaccaaactgtggaaagaaccaagatgcccttcaacagatgaatggataaagaagatgtggtccatatacactatggagtattatgcctccatcagaaaggatgaatacccaacttttgtagcaacatggacgggactggaagagactatgctgagtgaaataagtcaagcagagtcaattctcatatggtttcgcttatttgtggagtataaggaataacatggagggcatggggagatggagagaagaagtgagttgggggaaattggagggagagacaatgagagactgtggactctgagaaacaaaatgagggttttggagggaaggaggatggcGGTtcaggtaagcctggtggtgggtattatggagggcatgtatgcatggagcactgggtgtggtgcataaacaatgaattctggaacactgaaaagaaatttaaaaaaattaaattttttaaaaaagaaatcctttgagGAAAACCTGAATTCAGAGTATGAAAGCAATGCCTTGATAAAGCAATGCAATAGTTTTGCACAGGACACAGTTCAACTTGACCTGTACGAAGATAGGCATCTGGATAAAAGTGAGAAATTCAGGTAAATATTCAGTTTTAGGAGCAGTGCATATGCAAAGTTTTCAGGTAGCTCTTTGTTTTTTCACAATTTCACAAAAAAATTGCAGTAGTCGGTTATGCTTAGAGAGTGGGCTCACCACTCAGACAGACTAGCTTGTGAATCCTAGTTCTCTGACCACACATAAGTAAATTAGCCTTGCAGATCTTTAAAacactcatctgtaaaatggaaatactagTGTCTATCTTACCTCACTAgactgttttgaggattaaaagagataaCGCATGTAAAACCCTTGCACTTAAGAGATATTCAATACATGTTAATTATTTTGTTACTAgctatgatgatgataatgatgctGTCATTGGGCCCTTTACTGCTTTGATGTAGTAAAGAAGTATGGACTAAGGAGGTATCTAATTACTATACAGTAGTCTGACAGCTGAAAAGAGAAGCTAGAGGCCAAGCTTCTGAGGCTTCTCAGTTTTACCAGAGCATCAGTTTACTATTATCTCTGGCAAGTAAAACACAAGCTATTTCATGTATTAGCTGACTGAGCAGCTTTTGGAAGTTTTTAATTCTGCTGTCCAACATCTGGCTTTTAATGGCAGCCCAAGCAATAAGACCAGACTAGCTCCACCTTATCCTTTTTGCCAGaaccatatttctttctttccttgtttgtcTTACTAAAATCCTTCTGAGAACCAGTAAAGTGCAGAGAAACAAAGGGGATGCTAACAAAAGGTATAACATAGGAAAAATAATCAGTGGTAGTGTAACTGTGTTgcatggtaacagatggtagctacactggtggtgagcacagcataatgtatagagcTGTTGATTCACTCTGTTGCACACTTGAAACTTGTAATAtcgtgtgtcaactatacttagaAAGTGTGGTGCCTGAtaggaaaggaaagcaggctAAGGGGGAATGGATCTGTTAAACCACTAAAAGTTTGATCACAACTTCATCATATGTTGTTATTCTATGTTCTCTGGTCACATATGGGATGCTCTTTCAGTTGCTTGAATCTGTAAATTCTTTTCTGCTTCAGAATGTTTGCATATGCTATTTCCTCTTCCTAAAATGTTCTCACTGAAAACCAATATAGTTAGCTCTTTCTTATCCTCTATGCTCTCTATTTTGACATCAAAAAGACAATGTCTGGCCACTCCATCTAAATTAACTTCCTTCCAATACCATCACTTCCAACTAGTTAGGCTCCATTTcaatatatcattatttttcttagcaGCTAGGAAAGTGGTAATAATGTAATCATTTATATACTTCACTGAGTGAAGGGAAAGATGTGTTGAAGGTTAGGCTGGAGCAGGGTTTTCTTTTTAGTATGACTCTATCCCCTTAAAGACAGCTGTGCAGATGACTGTATTAGTCATTTAACAGGATCAGGGACAGACaggaatatgtgtgtatgttgaaTTCAGTCATTTTCCCTTACCTTGTGATCCACTTGCCCCTGGAGTCCCAGATAGTAAGATTTAGAACCCATTTCTTCCCCTATGTTGCCACTATTAGCCAAGCTTTTCTCCCCTGTTCCTACCCAAAATCCCTGGGGGCGACAGGGAGTACTCAGTGAGGTTGGCAGAAGCCTGCATGAGAGAGGGCAGGCTCTTGATAGGCACTTACAGTTGAAAGGACAGTATAAGTGGCAGCCAGAAATAGTTATTAAGTGAAAAGACCACAGATTTTATCTTCTAAGGATAACAAGTGCTTGATGAAGGTGATGATTAACACCAACTCCATATCTACACTATTGACGTTGATACAGATGAGGGATGTACAAGAGCTGAGAAACCCAGGAAAGAAACTAAGAATGTAGTTTAACTGTGTGGAAGTAATTCTAATTACAGgcatttatgtgaaatgtttaCAATTCATACCTAATTGCCACCCAGCACAATAACAATTATGGATATAATTAAATGTGTCAGATTAATTTTCTTGTGAATTTTGATTATAACAGCACACTCTATATGTGTATATTCTGTCTTCATAATTTATTGCTCAGATTGCTCACAGTTTaggaaaaaatgagacagaaCATTGGCTAGGAAGCCAAGAGTAGGGAAGTTGCAGATGTGGCTGCCTGGGGTTGAATATTTACTACGGGTAATGCACAAAGTGGATAATCAACAAATGCATAAATCCCTGCAGCTTAACTACACCAGAGCTAACTGGTGCTTCCCTACTATGCTTCCTAATTTCTTTCATGTTACAGTCCTCTTCTCACGTGGGCCTCTGACCTCTGACAAATACGTGTGCCCTTACACCTGCACTctggccccttcccctcccacctcctcaaaGCCTGTTTCCCTGCCCCATCATTTCATTAGGTCTTcaatctctttctgttttttaccatGCAAATAGTAGGCACTCAGTTAAACTTTGTTGGAATTTCCTTCAGACACAAATGggacatcctctctctctctctttctctctctctctctctctctctctcacacacacacacacacacaactgtccTTGCTATTTCTATAGGTACcatcattttctctccttcttctaatTTAATCTTGTACTTATTGTACATTTTATGTACCCAATTAGGTTAGAAATTCATTGAGAGAAAGGgatttctgttttaatattttctgatttcttaacaCAGTTTGAAATGCTCAAAAAATGCTGAATGATCCTCACTCATGGATCTTCACAGATTGATTATTCTGTAGAAGGATGGGGATGTCTAACACTTtcttctccagctttcttttagaGAGCCTGAGTAAGATAATAGAAAGCGTGTGTCTTTGGCACCAGACTTCACTTCCACTCTAGGCTCTGCCACTCTGTGATTAAGAGAACTTAGGCACCTTACTTCATCTTTCTGAGGTCTAATTACCTCATCCcaaaaatggggatagtaatagtACCTATcttacagggttgttgtgaggatgaaatgacagGCTGATGAAAAGAGCCTGACACACACTAGTAATGATTCTTCTCAGGCAGAAACTTTCTGCTCCAGTGGTTCACTCACACTGATGATTTGTTCCTTCTACTTTAGTAATAATTGCTTATTATCCATGTTCACCTTGCCTTCTTAGCACTAGATCAGTAGTTCTCATTCCAATGAGACATAATACTCCCTCTTGATAACAAATATTTTGTGACTCCCACTTCACTATACTGAAATGAAGTTCATAGATAATATAACCAACCTACATATATAACTTCAAAAGAATCAATATAGTGACCTAACTGAAATattaatgagaaatgaaatgaaagtaatttatcatatagtttcacttgtggagcataaggaataacacgaagGGCactgggagaagaagaggagaagtgagttgggggaaatcagagggaaagatgaagcatgagggactgtggattctgagaaacaaactgaggattttggaggggagggcggtggggagatgggtaaggccggtggtgggtattaaggagggcacatattgcatggagcactgggtgtggtgcataaacaatgaatcttggaacactgaaaaaataaaatatataaaataagatttttaaaaagaaatttgtaataaaataatatttatttcaatacATAAACACAAGGGCATGAGTACATCAGACAACATAATGAAATACATGATTGCACCAACTTAAAATGAATAAGTTTTATTTAAGGAAAGCAAGAGGATTGGGAGTCATTacaaataaaaagggaaagataaaTAACAGGAAAACAGTATGATAAAAACTACTGTTGAGATAAGACAAAGTTCAGATAATTATAAACAGTTTTTCTTAACTATATTATTAAGATTCACTGCAATATTGTGAAAACTGTGTGGGATACAGGACAGCTGTTTATTATATAGCATTATCCCATGCATTTCAGAACTAACATCATTTAGTGGCCTCCATCCACTAAATGTCAGTAGCACCTCCCAAAcattgtgacaaccaaaatgtccaCACAATTTTCCAAACACATCCTGATAGATGGAACCCCCTTAGTTAAGAACCAGTTCTGTAGAAATGCCAAGTAAGGAAAAAGCATATCTGGCAGGGGGCATGGAACTTGCTTTCCTAGCATGTGGGAATCTCCATGGGTTGGAGTTCCTTGTCTTTGCAATGCGACCTCTTTGGGATTCTGAGACATGATGTCAAGATCCTGATAGTGGTATCAAACAGCTACAGTCTTCGCTCCCTTATGTGCTAAGCTAGTCCTACTTTATCCTTTTGAATATCTGTTACCAATTCAGCACTGTCTCATGGAATCTGCCCATTATTTTGTCCCATGAAGTAATTTCTTTCTCAAGAAAGGTCAACCAGGCCACACATACCAGTAGCTTGGTAACAACTGAACGTCACCCAATAGCCATAATGTCTTTGGCTACCACTTAAGTTTCTACCAATTTCAAACACTCTCACCTCCAGCCACTTTGACACCAAGCCTTTGACATCCTGCTAGTAAAGATTTCATGGCTTATGTGTTTTCTTAATTCCAGCTTGACCATTTTTTTGgtgtcaaatatttattttaatttgttttaatagtA
Above is a genomic segment from Neovison vison isolate M4711 chromosome X, ASM_NN_V1, whole genome shotgun sequence containing:
- the LOC122896506 gene encoding olfactory receptor 10A4-like, with amino-acid sequence MTQITEFILLGFGDLHGLQFLLFGVFLVIYVVTLMGNTVILIVVSADHSLHTPMYFFLGHFSFLEIGYITTIEPMMLRTLLSAYVPISFPGCACQFYFFAALVATECFFLAVMSYDRYIAICNPLHYSSIMDYWGCLQLAGASWVAGFLAPILLMVFIFRLTFCTDNKINHFFCDLKPIMKLACTDTQVAEITSFICTSLFAFGPFMLTLASYIYIISTILKIPSTSGKQRAFSTCSSHLTVVSLYYGMLGIVYGFPLGPQHEDLLKLLSLLYTVLTPALNPIIYTLRNKDVKVALRKLVQ